A part of Rhopalosiphum maidis isolate BTI-1 chromosome 3, ASM367621v3, whole genome shotgun sequence genomic DNA contains:
- the LOC113555819 gene encoding protein ALP1-like: MCSFNLNRYLSTGTNFAALHFDLSIGKSTINGIVKETCKILWSMLLEAEMPQPTIETWLQISDFFYKKTNFPNCLGAINGKHIRCKNPNHAGSLYFNYKKYFSIVLIAVVDANINFISIDVGAYGKEADPSVFRESVFGQKLYSNLLQIPEPRALPSSENNIQLFVFVADETFGLRANVMRPFQGRGLNDTRRIFNYRLSRARRTVECAFGVLANKWRILHTAILVEPEFCDDIVKACCIFHNFVRKRDGCNYEETEENFNVQLNNLQFYGRNVTSGGIETRDNYADYFVTEGAVSCSTIRGTNTLPLNANVIFLNPYHCTKENSCPRGMGSFEPPKLIFPYQT; the protein is encoded by the exons atgtgttcatttaatttaaacagatATTTGTCCACGGGAACTAATTTTGCAGCATTACACTTCGATCTCTCCATCGGAAAAAGTACAATTAATGGAATAGTAAAAgaaacatgtaaaatattatggtcaATGCTATTAGAAGCCGAAATGCCACAACCTACAATAGAAACCTGGTTACAAATatccgattttttttataaaaaaaccaacTTCCCAAATTGTCTTGGTGCTATAAATGGCAAGCACATCAGGTGCAAAAACCCAAACCACGCAGGTTcgctgtattttaattataaaaaatatttttctattgtgtTGATAGCTGTAGTAGACgccaatataaattttatttcaattgatGTTGGTGCCTATGGAAAGGAGGCTGATCCAAGTGTGTTTCGGGAAAGTGTATTTggacaaaaattgtattcaaatttacttCAAATTCCTGAACCCAGAGCATTGCCATCTtccgaaaataatatacaacttttTGTATTCGTTGCTGATGAAACTTTTGGCCTTCGTGCAAACGTAATGCGACCTTTTCAAGGTCGTGGTCTCAATGACACTAggcgtatatttaattaccgaTTATCTAGAGCAAGAAGAACAGTTGAATGTGCGTTTGGGGTACTTGCAAATAAATGGCGAATATTACATACTGCCATTTTGGTTGAACCAGAATTTTGTGACGATATTGTGAAGGCATGCTGCATTTTCCATAATTTCGTAAGAAAAAGAGATGGGTGTAATTATGAAGAGACTGAAGAGAATTTCaatgttcaattaaataatttgcagTTTTATGGAAGAAATGTTACTTCTGGAGGCATAGAAACAAGGGATAATTATGCTGACTATTTTGTTACTGAAGGGGCGGTATcat GTTCAACCATTCGGGGTACAAACACTCTGCCACTTAACGCCAACGTGATCTTTTTAAATCCCTATCATTGTACAAAGGAGAACTCATGTCCCAGAGGCATGGGAAGTTTCGAACctccaaaattaatttttccgtATCAAACATaa